TGGTTGGGACGGTTCGGGTGGGTAATCGAGGAGATAGTTTCGAGCCTCGTCACGGTCGTACTTGACGAGGAGTTTGGCTGCGTCGAGCCTGTGGCAGGGTTTGAAGCCGTCGAGTTCGTCGCGCATGACGGCGAAGAGGAACTCGACGATGGAGGTCCCGTCGTTGGTCCTGTCGTGGATTATGGTTGCTAGGGTCAATTTGGAATTGGGAATGGTGAATTTGGAATAGTACTGATGTTCTGTTAAGGATGATATACCTGCTGTGGGGTTTGGGTCAAGGGGGATTATCCACTAAGGGCACGAAGGGGCGCTAAGGGGTTGTTGGAGGGGGAGTGGGTGTTTGTTGTGGCGGTTGTCACTCGGCCCAGACGCGGTTGATTGTGTCCTGGATCTTCTTTTCGAAGCGGGTGATCAGTTCGTTCCGAGTCCAGGAAATTTGATACCTCGTATTCACTCAGGTATCCGATCGATAGAGTGTGGTCATACCGCACCTGGCCTGTTCCTCAAGAGTCGTGTGCTAGCATGACTTCATGCAGTGGTGGGACTGGGCCTGCATTATCATGGGCAGTTTCGGTGTATTGGCGTTCGCGATGGGGATAAGACCGTTCGCCCAGACAGTGTGGGGGAGGCCCAGCCTCAAAACTAATTTTGAACTACATACTGAAGGTAGTGATCGATGCTTGATCGTCTACTTAGAGAATCCGCCGATAAGGCACAGGTTTCTGAAGAGGCTCGCTCATCGCGAGTCTTTTCAGAGCGTCCATGCACAATATCGAGTCTCGGAGGAAGGAAGCCATAGAATCATACTTCCCGTAAGGCAACTCCCAATTTACGCGGGCGATGCTGTAAGCATGCAAATTGAGCTACCACCTACTTTCAGCGTCGGAGCCAGTATTGTGCCGGTGGTTTGGGATCGACCATCAAATGCTGCCTTCCTGCCAGCAAGCCAAAATCAAGAGGCGATCAAGTTAGAGAGCGGGCTATACCGTGTTGACATTGCTCTGTTCGTCAATGGTGAACCTAAACATTTTTCAGAAGTGTTTAACGTTGGGGAAGGCCCAGACAATCTCTATTGGGCACTAGGTCGCGCCACGTGATTCTAACAACCACCTATCGAGTCGAAGCCGCTCACGTCCTGAGTCTTCTTCCTGACGAGGTCCAGAAGAAATGAGTACGGCCAAGGAACTACATGATCGGGCGATGAATCTCGTCGAAACGGCTATCCTCGCACGCGGTCAGGGCAACGAGGACCTGACTGTCCAAAGCTACGCGGAGGCGCTGGAGCTGGAGCTTGCTGCCATAAAGGAAATGGAAAAGCAAGGTGATCCGTCAGAGCCCACGTGGTCAGTACTTCACCGTAGCGCAGGATGGATGGCGTTCAACAGCAACCGGTTTCGACAGGCTGAGCAACTTGCCTGCAAGGCATTGGCAGGAGACCCGCATCCGGAGATCGCGGAGGAACTTCGGGAGCTTCTCGGACAGGCCTTCAAGCACTTACAGCGTCGGAGAGAGGACGCCGCGTAGAATGCTATCAGCCGACCTTTTCGAGGAGGCTGTTGATCTTTATACGGGTGGTGGGGCGTGTGATTGGTTGATTGATGAGCTTGGTGAGATTGTCTGAACTCTGATTCGTCTGATTCAATGATTAATGTGATTACGAACCAAGTGCGCCGACCACCTACGTAATCATGACAATCCCCTAATCACATAAATCAGAGTTCAGACAGTGAGCGTTAGGCTGATGCAGTTAGCCGCCCCTACCCTTCGTAGTTGGCTAGGGCCTCGTCGGGGAAGTCGGCGTTGGAGTAGACCTGCTGGACGTCGTCTATCTCTTCGAGCTGGTCGAGGAGGCGCAGGATCTGTCCGGCCATGCGGGTGTCTAGGGTTACGGTGTGGCTTGGGATGAGGGAGACCTCGGAGGAGCTGATTGAGGCGTCGCTGGACTCGAGGGCGCTTCGGACATCTTCGAGGGTGCTGGGTTCTGAGTAGACCTGGAGTATCGAGTCGTCGGTGTCGACGTCCTCGGCTCCGGCGTCAATGGCTACGAGGGCGAGGTCGTCGGCCTCGTCATCGTCGGCCTCGATGGTTATCACTCCGCGCTTCTCGAACTGCCAGGAGACTGCGCCGGCCTCGGCGAGGTTGCCTCCGGCGCGGGTGAGCGTGGTGCGCACGGCGGACACGGTGCGGTTGCGGTTGTCTGAGAGGGTCTCGAGCATGATGGCGACGCCGCCGGGGCCGTAACCCTCGTAGACGGCCTCGATCATCTGGACGCCGTCGCCGCCCTCACCGGTGCCGCGCTTGATGGCGCGGTCGATGTTGTCCTTGGCGTGCTGGATCGCCATTCGGAGCCTGAAGTTGGCGTCGGGGTCTCCGCCGCCCTGCTGTGAGGCGACGATGATCTCACGCGCGAGCTTGGTGAACAGCTTGCCTCGGCGCTGGTCGGTGACGGCCTTGGCGTGTTTGATCTGCTTCCATTTGGAATGTCCAGCCATGTCGAAACTCCGCTGTTGGCGCTGCTCCGGATGGGCTCTGTGTGGCCCCTCTCCACCCCTGGATTCCCGCGAACGCGGGAATGACGGATGGGTTTCGCGGATCAGCCTTTGACAGGACCCAGTAGGACAGAGGGGTCGGCCCAAGCCCGGAGGGGCGGGTGGGATTGGGGCAGATTTTATCATAGTTTCAAGAATTTAGTGATGCGGTGGATGGGTTTTCACCCTCACCCCAGCCCTCTCCCGTCAAGGGAGAGGGGGCCGTCGGTTGGTGCTCATGGTTGTCTTCAACTCCTTTGTCCATCCATGTGGGGAGAGAGCCGGTTCGCGAACCGGCCCTACAATGCTGCTGGTGGGTCGTGTAGGATTTGGCTTTTCCCTAGCAGTGTGGGCGTGGTGTTATGTCTCAGATTGTTGTTGAGGACCTCGTCAAACGCTTTCGGATCGGGGAGCGCGACCCGGGGCTGGTGGGTGCGCTGCGGGGTGTCGTCCACCGCCGGTACCACACGATCGACGCGCTGGATGGGGTGTCGTTTTCGATAGAGCCGGGGGAGCTGGTGGGCTACATCGGGCCGAACGGCGCTGGGAAGTCGACGACGATCAAGATCATCTCGGGCATCCTGGTGCCGGACTCGGGCAGGTGCGAGATCCTCGGGCGTGTGCCGTGGCGGGAGCGTCAGGAGCACGTGCGGGACATCGGGGTCGTGTTCGGGCAGAGGACGCAGCTATGGTGGGACCTGCCGGTGATCGAGTCGTTCGACCTGCTGAGGGACATCTACCGGGTGCCGCGTGACGTGTACGCGCGCAACCGCGACGAGTTCATCGAGGTACTGGACCTGGGGTCGCTGCTGGACGTGCCTGTGCGGCAGCTCAGCCTGGGTCAGCGGATGCGGTGTGACCTGGCTGCGGCGCTGCTGCACTCGCCGTCGATCCTATTCCTGGACGAGCCGACGATCGGGCTGGATGCGGTGTCGAAGCTGGCGTTCCGGGACTTCATCCGGCGGTTCAACAGGGAGCGCGGGATCACGGTCATCCTGACGACGCACGACATGGACGACATCGAGGCGCTGTGCGACAGGGGATACTGTCGGATGGTGGGCTGGACGAGCTGCGGCGGCGGATTTCGAACGAGCGGCGGCTCGTCGTGGAACTCGTGGATGAGGGCGACGAGATATCCGACCCGGATGCGAGGGTGACGGAGCGAATCGGGCGGCGGGTGGCGCTGAGCTTCGATCCGGAGTCGGTATCGGCGGCGGAGCTGATCGGGCGGGTGACGTCGGTGCATCCGGTGCGGGATTTGTTCGTGGAGAATCCGCCGATCGAGGAGATCGTTGCGGGTATCTATGAGGGTGAGGCTTCATCCAAGGAGTGAGTGAAGAGGAGTGAGTAGTGAGAGCCGCCCCCTAGCCCCTCTGGGTTCCCGCTTTCGCGGGAATGACGACTTGGGGAGTAAGCGAAGAGGAGTGAGGAGTGAGAGCCGCATGGGTGCAAGCAGATTCGTGCCTCTGGCAAGGGTGTATGTATTGGTGCTTTTCACCCTCACCCCAACCCTCTCCCTGAGGGAGAGGGGGTACGTCAGCGTACCCAACGATGATTAGCTACTGGGCGGTGCTGAGTGCTCAGTTCAGGGCGATGCTGCAGTACAGGGCGGCGGCGTTTGCGGGTCTGGGCACGCAGGTGTTCTGGGGGCTGATCCGGGTGATGACCTTCCAGGCGTTCTTTCGGTCGACGACCGCTGAGCAGCCTATGGAACTCGACCACGTGTTGACGTACGTGTGGCTGGGGCAGGCGTTTCTCGCGATGCTGCCGTGGAACCAGGACAACGATCTGCGGGCGCTGATCCGTACGGGCAACGTGGGCTATGAGCTGCTGAGGCCGGTCGACCTGTACGGCTTCTGGTACTGTCGCGCGCTGGCGTTTCGCACTGCTCCGACGCTGCTGAGGGCAGCACCGCTGATCGCGTTCGCGGGACTGTTCATGGGCATGAACCCACCGGACTCGTGGGGCGCTGCCGGTGCGTTCGTGGCGTCGATGATCGGGGCAATCCTGCTGAGCAGCGCGATCACGACGCTGTTCAGTATCACCATGATGTGGACGATCTCGGGCGACGGGGTGTTCGCGCTCGCGCCGGGAGTCGTCGGACTGCTGTCGGGGATGCTGGTGCCGATCCCGCTATTCCCGGACTGGGCGCAGACTGTGCTGAACGTCCTGCCGTTCAGGGGGCTGGTGGATACGCCGTACCGGTTCTACCTCGGGCACATCCCGGCGGGTGACCTGCCGCTGCAACTGGCGCACCAGCTGGTGTGGGTCGCGGCGATCGTGCTGCTCGGGCGCTGGCTGCTGTCGCTGGGGCAGCGTCGGCTGGTGGTCCAGGGAGGGTGAGAGAAATGCACAAGTGCAGTTCTCGAGGAGTGAGTGGAGAGGAGTTAGAAGTGAGAGCCACCCACCCCAGGTGGGAGCTAATGTTACTTTCCTGGGTGAGACAGGGATGCTGAACACCGTGTACATATACGCGCGCTTCCTGGAGGTGTCCATCAGAAGCCAGATGCAGTACCGGGCGTCGTTCGTCATGCTGGCGCTGGGGTACATGGTGACGACGGGGCTGGAGTTCGTGGCGATCCTGGTGCTGTTCGACCGGTTCGGGACGCTCGTGGGGTGGTCGTTGCACGAGGTGGCTTTCATCTACGGGCTGGTGAACATCGGGTTCGCGTTTGCTGACGCGATGTCGAGGGGGTTCGACCTGTTCGGCTCGATGGTGAAGTCGGGCGAGTTCGACCGGCTGCTCACGCGGCCGAGGTCGACTGCGCTACAGCTCGCCGGTCAGGAGCTGACGTTGAGGCGCGTCGGGCGGCTCGCGCAGGGTCTGATCGTGCTGATGTGGGCGAGTGTCGGGCTCGAGCTGGACTGGTCGGTGATAAAGGTTGGGCTGATGCTCGGCACGGTGGTGGGCGGCATATGCCTGTTCATGGGGCTGGTGGTGCTGCAGGCGACGCTGGCGTTCTGGACGACGGAGACACTTGAGATCATGAACACGGTCACGTACGGCGGAGTGGAGACGACGCAGTACCCGATCTCGATCTACCATCCGTGGTTCAGGCGGTTATTCACGTTCGGGGTGCCTCTGGCGTGCGTCAGCTACTTCCCATCGCTGGCGATCATGGGAGTGGCGGACCCGCTGGGGTCGCCGGTGTGGTTCGGGTATGTCTGCCCGGCTATCGGGGTCGGGTTCCTGCTCGTGGCGCTACAGGTGTGGAAGTTCGGGGTGCGGCACTACCTGTCGACGGGGAGCTAGGATCTGTCACTACCGGTCGTGGAAGAGGACTATGTCGTCTGCGAAGGGTTTGGGGTAGTCTTCGGAGCCGGCGAGTCCGATCTGGCCTCGGCCGGTGACGTTGTTCTTGGCGCCGTCCATGCGGGGGTCGACGTAGGTGTCGTACCAGGCTTCGAGGTCGGACCTCAGACTTGAGACGCGCGAGGCGTATGCGGGGTCGTCGACGAGGTTGCGGGTCTCCTTCGGGTCGTTGACGAGATCGTACAGCTCGTTGGGGCCGTCGGGGTAACGGTGGACGTACTTCCAGCGCTGTGTGCGGATCATCCGAGTGGGGCCGTACTCGTCCAGCACGTAGACTGGGGTGTCTCCGGCCATCGACTCGCCCCTGAGTACGGGAGAGAAATCCCTGCCGGGAAGCGGCTGGTCTGAGTCGGCTTCGAATCCGAGGTATCCGAGGAACGTGGGCATAAAGTCATACTGGCTCAGCAGCCTGTCGCAGACGAGGTCCTGGGGTACGTGTCCGGGCCTGGAGACCAGAGTCGGGACCTTTACTGCGGTGTCGAACATGTTGGGCGGGTAGGTGCCGTTGCCCTTGCCCCAGATGCCGTGGTGGCCCATGTTCATGCCATTGTCGGCGTTGAAGACAACGATGGTGTTCTCACGCAGTCCGTTCTCCTCGAGCCAGTCGAGCAGACGTCCGATGTTCCTGTCCATCTCTTCGATCGCGGCGAAGTAGCCGCTCAGGGCGAGCCTGCGGTTCTCAGGAGTGTCGCCGAGGGTGGCAGCGCCGGGTTCCTTGTCGAGCTGCCTATGGTGAATCGGCTCGTCCGGGACGGAGTCGAAGGCGCACTCGTCGTGATACCTGTCGAAGACGTCTGCGGGATGGTGCTCCCTACCCCACGGCGCGTGCGGTGCCGTGTAGTGAACGTTCAGCGAGAACGGGGCGTCGGAATCGAGCTGCGTGTCGAGAAACTCGAGGGCGTGATCGGTGATGACGTCGGTGACGTAGCCGTCGGGCTGGTAGAACTCCCCGTCCTCGATCATGGGTGCGCGGTAGTAGTTGCCGCCGCCTTCAGCGTGGACGTTCCAGTAGTCGAATCCAAGCTGCGGCAGCGCGGAGCGTCCGAGGTGCCACTTACCGCTCAGTCCACAGGAGTAGCCGTTCTCAGCAAGGACCTCGATATATGACCTGCGTCCGCGCATGTACTCGATCTCGACGCCGTCCCGAGACGAATAAGCGGAGTTGCCTTTTCGGAGGAAGTCCTGGACGCCGTGCTGGGACGGTATCTGGCCGGTGAGAATGGAGGCTCGGGCCGGGGAGCAGACGGGAGAGGCGCAGAAGAAGTTCTCAAACCTGATTCCGGTGGTAGCGATGCGGTCGAGGTTGGGCGTGTCGAGCTCGTCGTTGCCGGCGCAGCCCATCGCCCATGCGCCCTGATCGTCGCTGAGAATGAAGATGATGTTTGGGGTCTGCTGGTTGGTACTCGCCAAGGTGTATCCCTCCGGGGCGCGACTGCGGCCGTTTCAAGTTCTAAGCGTCGTTGAATTCTTGCCAGTCGATGCCGAGGTCGCGGATTGCGGAGCGCAGGGTGCCGATCTTCAGATCATGGCGACCATGGTCTGGTATAGAAGCCCTTTGACCTGCGGCTGGGTTGGACCACCGCCTATGAGATCCGCTCTGCCGCTTCCTGGTAACTTCCAGGCAGCCGAGTCGTCTTAGCTTTCGGACGACCTCCCTATATCTCACAAATCCGCAACCATCACTTTGTCTTCATCAGTGTCCGCTGTCTCTGCGGGGATGACAGGCTTGTCAGTGTCCACGACGATCATGCCTTCTGGAAAAGCCTTGTCTTCGTCTTCGTATATCTCCAGCATCAAGTCGAAGCAGTCCGAGACGTTTACAAGGCACTCCTCGACCGTATCGCCCTCCGTCACCATCCCCGGGATCACGGGCGACGTTACTGTGTACCCGCCCTCCGGCTGCGGCTCCAAATCCAGCGGCACCGTCGCTATCAGCGGTATCTTGACGGTCATCTTCATGGTCAGACTCCTTCCACATTCAGTTGGGCGGCTACGGTGTCCATGTCCTTGTCGCCACGGCCGCTGAGACCAAGCAGGATGATCTGCTCGTGGTCGAGTTTGGGAGCGAGCTGCGAGATGTAGTAGAGCGCGTGTGAAGGCTCAAGCGCGGGGATGATGCCCTCGGTGCTGCACAGAAGCTGGAAGCCCTCGAGGGCCTGAGCGTCGGTGACGTTCACGTACTCTGCCCTTTCCGTGTCCTTGAGCCAGCTATGCTCCGGTCCCACGCCAGGATAGTCGAGGCCTGCGGATATGCTGTGCGGCTCGTGGACCTGTCCGTCTTCGTCCTGGAGCAGGTACGACATGCTGCCGTGCAGCACTCCGACCTGACCAGCGGTGAGGGTCGCGGCATGTTCGCCGGTCTCGACTCCGAGTCCTCCGGCTTCGACACCGACGAGCTTCACGCTCTCGTCATTGACGAACTCGTAGAACAGGCCCATCGCGTTGGAACCACCTCCGACGCAGGCGACGGCGTAGTCGGGCAGCCTGCCTACGGTGGACAGCAGCTGCTCACGGGCCTCGCGGCCGATGATGGCCTGGAAGTCGCGCACCATCATGGGATACGGGTGCGGGCCGACGACGCTCCCTATGGTGTAATGGGTCGTCTCGACGTTGGTGACCCAGTCGCGGATCGTCTCGTTGATGGCGTCCTTGAGGGTGCGGCTGCCGCTGGTTACTGACCTAACCTCTGCGCCTAGAAGCCTCATCCTGAACACGTTGAGCGCCTGGCGACGGATGTCCTCCTCGCCCATGTAGACGATGCACTCCTGACCGAGCATGGAGCAGACGGTGGCGGTGGCGACGCCGTGCTGCCCGGCGCCGGTCTCGGCGATGATGCGGTGCTTGCCCATCCGCTGGGCGAGCAGGCCCTGTCCGAGCGCGTTGTTGATCTTGTGTGCGCCGGTGTGTGCGAGGTCCTCGCGCTTGATGAAGATGCGCGCTCCGCCGAGCTCTCGTGTCAGGTTCTCGGCGTAGTAGAGCGTCGTGGGCCTGCCGACGTAGTCGCGGGACAGGCTCTGCAGCCTGGCCTGGAACTCCTCGTCGGCCTGGGCGGCACGGTATTCGGTCTCGAGCTCGTGGATCGCGCCCATGAGCGTCTCGGGCACGAACTTGCCTCCGAACTGGCCGAAGCGCCCTCTCTCGTCGGGTAGAGTCTCTTGTAAGGTCTGCGTCATGAGTTGATGTCCCGTGTCCTGATGTGGCGTGTACCGGCAGTGTTGATTATACGCATCGACTGGGATGAGCGGACAGTGGGATGGCTTAGGTCTAGAATTCCGAGGGAAGCCAAGAGGTACAGATCGAGGACTGGAGCGGCAAGGCGCGGCGCGGAGGCCCGACAGGCCCAGACGACGACGGTCCCAACGCGCTCGGGTCGGCGGGGGTGGTCGAGTTCAGGGAGGTCTAGGGGCGGGGGGTCGCAGATCCGGGCTACTGCCGTTTCCAGATGGTTTTAACAGAATAGCTTGGCTGGCATACGGTCCTTCGACAAGCTCAGGACGAACGATCATAGTCACCATAATTTACTGGAACCGGTACTAGGTATCCCTAGTCACTTCTGCTCTGCGGCTCACTATCGGCAACCTCGTCCTCTTGAGAGGTCGGCGCTTCTGAGCTGGGTTCAGCCTCGGCTTCGACCCGTCTTGGGGTACTGGGGCTGCTGCTGAAGACCCTTGCAATTGGACTTACTAAGGGGCGGTCTTTAAATCTGACCACCACGAAGACGACCACTGCGATGGTCGCCCAGATCGGACTGAACGTAGCGACCCATATCAACACGGTCCCGATCACCTGCAGCACAGCGGACAGCGCCCTGCTCGCTTCCCTGAAGTTCTTGCCTGCGCTCCACCCGGCGATTACCAGTCCCTCCGACTCCTCCACTCGCACTCCGAAACCGGACGACCCGGTGACCTCACCCGCGTCGCTGTCCGCGGTTACGGTGAAGGCAACCCGGTACGCCTGCGGGCGATGGTTGTCGAATGCGTGCGTGACAGTGATCCTGGACTCGCCCGGCTCGGGGCTACCAGTCACAGGGGCGGTACCGTCGCCAAAGTCCCAGGTGTAACGGAAGTTGGCCAGCTCATCCGACCTCGTGAAGGAGGCCGTGTACTCGGCACTCTGTCCCTGTTCGACTGTGCGGTCGGACCCGGCGTACGCCTCGATGGTCGGAATCTTCCTGACGGTCGTCCTGAGCGTGGCGGAGCCAATTGCAAGCCCCGCGTCTCCGGTACCGGTGATTTTCAACCGGACTATGTATGGAGAGTCGATGTCGCTCTCGTAGACATGACTGACCGTCGCCGTCACGTGCTGACCAGAGACGGTGGTTGGAGCGTGTCCTGTCCCTGTGACAGGCGATGAGTGGTCGCCGAAGTCCCAGCTGAACGTGAACTCCTCGATCCCTGGCGGTGGAGTGAAGTGGGCCTGATATCTCGCCGGCTCCCCTGCCCTCACCACGCGGTCACCACCCGCGTCCACAGGCAGGACGGTCGGAGGAAGCTCTACGCTGACGTTTATGAGGGAGAATGCAGCCGTCTCCTCCATGTACCTGATCCGTCCAAGCATGGCCTCGATGTTAGCCTGGAGGGTGGCCAGCTGGTTCTGTACTTCCAGCGCATCTTCTACCTCGACCGCTCGCTCAAACAGGCTCAGCAACGCCTGCTCCGTGGCTCTAAGGCTGGTCAGCCTCGACTTCGTGTCGACATAATCTTCCGTGACGTCCAGGCTGCTGGACAGCTCCGACACCACCTCAATGCCCACTTCCCTGATACCAAAGACCGCCTCGTCGAGAGACTGTGCCGGCACGCGCACGGACACAATAGCATCGTGCTTTGAAGTCCTCTCGGACGATACGACCCATCCTCCAAACCGGCGCGCCACTGCGGCAATTTCGTCGACTGAACTTGCGACGTCCCCTACGACAAGTTCCAGATCGACGGTCCTGATGATGACACGCTGCTGCTGCACCAGGGCGGTCTGCACTCTATTCAGGTCGAATCCGGCTGGCCCCTGCTCTGGTGGTTCCGTGGCTGCGGCTGGCGCGGGAGCGGGAGGCGCAGGCGCCGGACTCTGGGCCTGCTGCTCGGAAACCTGCCCAGCAGGTGCGGCGGCTGCCCGGGCCGCCGGAGCCGGGGCGGCGTCTTCTTCCGAAGAGCTGCAGGCCACAACAGATCCGGCCAGTACTACAGCGAGCACGACTGACAGCAATATATGGGTCAGTCTAAGCATCTGGCCTGATTTTCCTCTCGCCACAGGCTGCCTCCCCTAGGCGGATCCATCATAGTCCATGTTCATGGTTCCGGCCATATCATGAATTTCGACCTACCGTGCTATGGGGACAACGTGGCCGACGAGCGGATGGAACAGAGAGCAGACCGGCAGTCGTCTGCCTCCCCCGGGGTGACAGGTTGAACTGCCCTAGCTTGGCTTTAGGGTGCCGTCGGGTTGGAGGATGTGGAGGCGGGTGCAGTGGTCGCATGAGTACACGGTGCCTTCGCTCCCGATGTCGGGGCGGTCGACCAGGAAGAAGTAGCGCTTCATGTATCCTGGTCTGCCGGCACAGCCCACGCCTTGACACCTTGAAATTAGCTCTTTCATGTGAACAGGTTCTGCAGCCATGGATCTACACTCCTCTTGCTGCCATCTTACCGGCCCAGGATAGGATAGTCCTCAAGGTAGTCCATCTGGATCAGTTCGACGTTGGGGGCCTGGCGGGAGAGCTCGCGTTCTATGGGCTCCATGTCTGTGGGACTGGTGACGGGCGGGTTCCAGTTGTCGTGATGGCCTAGCACGATGCTCCTGGGACGCAACAGGTCGGCCTCCCGGGCGACGAACTGCGCGAGTGTACCCTGGATAGGCTCGCCGTCTATATTGCCACGGCCGGCGGCTGCCAGCAGCGCAACGTCGGGCCGAAGGTCGCGCAGGATACCGGTCCAGTGCCCCGAGGTGTCTTTCCACAGGATGCTGCCGTGCGGGGTCTCGATGAAGTAAGCCAGCGCTCCGCCCTCTCCGCGCGGCCGCTGAGCGCACTCCACCATGTGGGCTTCTGCCTCTGCCATTCCCGGCACGTTGGACGAGGCGCGTTGGGCCGCCCAGTTTCTGAGGTTCGCTTCACGTTCGTCCAGTGTCAGTCCCAGGTCTCCCAGGCAGACTTCTCCCGAGGCCCCGGTGGTGCTCCAGATGCATGAGTGCTGGCTGGGGAATACTCGCACCGTTACGCTGTCTGACAGCCTTACCCGTTCCCCACCAGCCACGGCGACCAACTGATCACCGTGCACGTCTTCCTGTTCCATCAGCCTTACCGACTCGTGGGAGCCGACGATGGTCGCGCCCGTCTGGTGGGCGATGCGCTCGGCTCCCCAGAGGTGGTCGAAGTGGGAGTGCCCCACCAGGACGTAATCGGCCCTCTGAACATCCGCTACCCGAATGCCGACCGGCGCCGCCGCCGGGTTCCGGTCGATGTAGGCATCGAGGAAGATGACGAGGTCATCGACGACCAGCCTGTAGGTGGATACTCCCAACCAGTCCAGCGAAACGCTCATCATGACCCTCCGAATCCGGCCCAGACCCCTGGCAAACGGGTCATCGCCCCTGATGGAAGCGGCCCCCTGGCGGCGTAGTCGACGGCCTGCTCAAGGTGCTCCAGGCTCGAGTAGCCCACCAGCACGCTGCTCACCCCGGCGTTGCTCAGGGCGAACCGCAGGGACGCCTCCACAAGACTGTCCACATGCCCATCCTGTACCAGGAAGCGGAATCCGTCTGCCCTCGACAGGTCCTGATTATAGTCGCGACCTGAGCCTATTGGAGCGACGGTCGGAACGGCGACGGGGTGTCTCACAGCCTCGCCGGTCAGCGCTCCCGCCGCCAGTACCCGGATCACCAGCACTCCCATGCCGTTGGCTGAGG
The genomic region above belongs to Dehalococcoidia bacterium and contains:
- a CDS encoding YebC/PmpR family DNA-binding transcriptional regulator translates to MAGHSKWKQIKHAKAVTDQRRGKLFTKLAREIIVASQQGGGDPDANFRLRMAIQHAKDNIDRAIKRGTGEGGDGVQMIEAVYEGYGPGGVAIMLETLSDNRNRTVSAVRTTLTRAGGNLAEAGAVSWQFEKRGVITIEADDDEADDLALVAIDAGAEDVDTDDSILQVYSEPSTLEDVRSALESSDASISSSEVSLIPSHTVTLDTRMAGQILRLLDQLEEIDDVQQVYSNADFPDEALANYEG
- a CDS encoding ABC-2 family transporter protein; translation: MISYWAVLSAQFRAMLQYRAAAFAGLGTQVFWGLIRVMTFQAFFRSTTAEQPMELDHVLTYVWLGQAFLAMLPWNQDNDLRALIRTGNVGYELLRPVDLYGFWYCRALAFRTAPTLLRAAPLIAFAGLFMGMNPPDSWGAAGAFVASMIGAILLSSAITTLFSITMMWTISGDGVFALAPGVVGLLSGMLVPIPLFPDWAQTVLNVLPFRGLVDTPYRFYLGHIPAGDLPLQLAHQLVWVAAIVLLGRWLLSLGQRRLVVQGG
- a CDS encoding ABC-2 family transporter protein — encoded protein: MLNTVYIYARFLEVSIRSQMQYRASFVMLALGYMVTTGLEFVAILVLFDRFGTLVGWSLHEVAFIYGLVNIGFAFADAMSRGFDLFGSMVKSGEFDRLLTRPRSTALQLAGQELTLRRVGRLAQGLIVLMWASVGLELDWSVIKVGLMLGTVVGGICLFMGLVVLQATLAFWTTETLEIMNTVTYGGVETTQYPISIYHPWFRRLFTFGVPLACVSYFPSLAIMGVADPLGSPVWFGYVCPAIGVGFLLVALQVWKFGVRHYLSTGS
- a CDS encoding sulfatase-like hydrolase/transferase → MGCAGNDELDTPNLDRIATTGIRFENFFCASPVCSPARASILTGQIPSQHGVQDFLRKGNSAYSSRDGVEIEYMRGRRSYIEVLAENGYSCGLSGKWHLGRSALPQLGFDYWNVHAEGGGNYYRAPMIEDGEFYQPDGYVTDVITDHALEFLDTQLDSDAPFSLNVHYTAPHAPWGREHHPADVFDRYHDECAFDSVPDEPIHHRQLDKEPGAATLGDTPENRRLALSGYFAAIEEMDRNIGRLLDWLEENGLRENTIVVFNADNGMNMGHHGIWGKGNGTYPPNMFDTAVKVPTLVSRPGHVPQDLVCDRLLSQYDFMPTFLGYLGFEADSDQPLPGRDFSPVLRGESMAGDTPVYVLDEYGPTRMIRTQRWKYVHRYPDGPNELYDLVNDPKETRNLVDDPAYASRVSSLRSDLEAWYDTYVDPRMDGAKNNVTGRGQIGLAGSEDYPKPFADDIVLFHDR
- a CDS encoding type II toxin-antitoxin system HicA family toxin, whose translation is MRYREVVRKLRRLGCLEVTRKRQSGSHRRWSNPAAGQRASIPDHGRHDLKIGTLRSAIRDLGIDWQEFNDA
- a CDS encoding type II toxin-antitoxin system HicB family antitoxin, whose protein sequence is MKMTVKIPLIATVPLDLEPQPEGGYTVTSPVIPGMVTEGDTVEECLVNVSDCFDLMLEIYEDEDKAFPEGMIVVDTDKPVIPAETADTDEDKVMVADL
- the trpB gene encoding tryptophan synthase subunit beta → MTQTLQETLPDERGRFGQFGGKFVPETLMGAIHELETEYRAAQADEEFQARLQSLSRDYVGRPTTLYYAENLTRELGGARIFIKREDLAHTGAHKINNALGQGLLAQRMGKHRIIAETGAGQHGVATATVCSMLGQECIVYMGEEDIRRQALNVFRMRLLGAEVRSVTSGSRTLKDAINETIRDWVTNVETTHYTIGSVVGPHPYPMMVRDFQAIIGREAREQLLSTVGRLPDYAVACVGGGSNAMGLFYEFVNDESVKLVGVEAGGLGVETGEHAATLTAGQVGVLHGSMSYLLQDEDGQVHEPHSISAGLDYPGVGPEHSWLKDTERAEYVNVTDAQALEGFQLLCSTEGIIPALEPSHALYYISQLAPKLDHEQIILLGLSGRGDKDMDTVAAQLNVEGV
- a CDS encoding DUF4349 domain-containing protein, whose protein sequence is MLRLTHILLSVVLAVVLAGSVVACSSSEEDAAPAPAARAAAAPAGQVSEQQAQSPAPAPPAPAPAAATEPPEQGPAGFDLNRVQTALVQQQRVIIRTVDLELVVGDVASSVDEIAAVARRFGGWVVSSERTSKHDAIVSVRVPAQSLDEAVFGIREVGIEVVSELSSSLDVTEDYVDTKSRLTSLRATEQALLSLFERAVEVEDALEVQNQLATLQANIEAMLGRIRYMEETAAFSLINVSVELPPTVLPVDAGGDRVVRAGEPARYQAHFTPPPGIEEFTFSWDFGDHSSPVTGTGHAPTTVSGQHVTATVSHVYESDIDSPYIVRLKITGTGDAGLAIGSATLRTTVRKIPTIEAYAGSDRTVEQGQSAEYTASFTRSDELANFRYTWDFGDGTAPVTGSPEPGESRITVTHAFDNHRPQAYRVAFTVTADSDAGEVTGSSGFGVRVEESEGLVIAGWSAGKNFREASRALSAVLQVIGTVLIWVATFSPIWATIAVVVFVVVRFKDRPLVSPIARVFSSSPSTPRRVEAEAEPSSEAPTSQEDEVADSEPQSRSD
- a CDS encoding MBL fold metallo-hydrolase; the protein is MSVSLDWLGVSTYRLVVDDLVIFLDAYIDRNPAAAPVGIRVADVQRADYVLVGHSHFDHLWGAERIAHQTGATIVGSHESVRLMEQEDVHGDQLVAVAGGERVRLSDSVTVRVFPSQHSCIWSTTGASGEVCLGDLGLTLDEREANLRNWAAQRASSNVPGMAEAEAHMVECAQRPRGEGGALAYFIETPHGSILWKDTSGHWTGILRDLRPDVALLAAAGRGNIDGEPIQGTLAQFVAREADLLRPRSIVLGHHDNWNPPVTSPTDMEPIERELSRQAPNVELIQMDYLEDYPILGR